In one window of Zhihengliuella sp. ISTPL4 DNA:
- a CDS encoding thiamine-binding protein, which translates to MLIAFSVAPSGTPADGAERTDASVHDAVAAAVRVVRASGLPHRTTSMFTEIEGPDWDTVMDVVKRATEAVMPYGSRVSLVLKADIRPGYTGELDAKVERLEAAIEESDDR; encoded by the coding sequence ATGTTGATCGCCTTCTCCGTCGCCCCCAGCGGCACGCCCGCCGACGGTGCCGAGCGCACCGATGCCTCCGTGCACGACGCCGTCGCCGCGGCTGTGCGCGTCGTCCGCGCTTCGGGCCTCCCGCACCGCACGACGAGCATGTTCACCGAGATCGAAGGCCCCGACTGGGACACCGTCATGGATGTGGTCAAGCGCGCGACCGAGGCGGTCATGCCGTACGGCTCCCGGGTCTCGCTCGTCCTCAAGGCGGACATCCGTCCGGGGTACACGGGAGAGCTCGACGCCAAGGTCGAGCGCCTGGAGGCGGCGATCGAGGAGTCCGACGACCGGTAA
- a CDS encoding bifunctional o-acetylhomoserine/o-acetylserine sulfhydrylase, with amino-acid sequence MSAPETWRFETKQIHSGAAPDPVTKARATPIYQTTSYVFDSADHAANLFALAEFGNIYTRIQNPTQDVLEQRLAALEGGTGALVLSSGQAASTFAILNIAQAGDHFVASSSIYGGTYNLFKYTLAKLGIEVTFVENQDDPEEWRRAVRPNTKLFFAETIGNPQINVLDIRTVADIAHENGVPLIVDNTIATPYLIRPFEHGADIVVHSITKFLGGHGTTIGGVVIDGGSFAWSENVEKFPGLTEPDPSYHGASYTAAVGDPLAYIIKARVQLLRDLGSAIAPQSAWNLIQGVETLSLRIERHVQNAQEIAEWLDSRDDVAAVNYSGLPSSPWYAKANEYAPKGVGAVLSFELKGGVEAGREFVNSLSLFSHLANIGDVRSLVIHPASTTHAQLTPEQQLTAGVTPGLVRLSVGLENIEDLKADLDQALAAARAVSEAARA; translated from the coding sequence ATGTCCGCACCCGAGACCTGGCGTTTCGAGACCAAGCAGATCCACTCGGGCGCCGCCCCCGACCCTGTCACCAAGGCCAGGGCGACGCCGATCTACCAGACCACGTCCTACGTGTTCGACAGCGCCGACCACGCCGCGAACCTCTTCGCGCTCGCCGAGTTCGGCAACATCTACACCCGCATCCAGAACCCGACCCAGGACGTCCTGGAGCAGCGCCTCGCCGCGCTCGAAGGGGGCACCGGCGCTCTCGTCCTCTCCAGCGGTCAGGCCGCCTCCACCTTCGCGATCCTCAACATCGCGCAGGCCGGCGACCACTTCGTCGCGTCGAGCTCGATCTACGGCGGCACGTACAACCTCTTCAAGTACACCCTCGCCAAGCTCGGCATCGAGGTCACCTTCGTCGAGAACCAGGACGACCCGGAGGAGTGGCGTCGCGCCGTCCGCCCGAACACGAAGCTGTTCTTCGCGGAGACCATCGGCAACCCGCAGATCAACGTTCTCGACATCCGCACGGTCGCCGACATCGCGCACGAGAACGGCGTCCCGCTGATCGTCGACAACACGATCGCGACCCCGTACCTCATCCGTCCGTTCGAGCACGGCGCCGACATCGTCGTCCACTCGATCACGAAGTTCCTCGGCGGCCACGGCACCACGATCGGCGGCGTCGTGATCGACGGCGGTTCGTTCGCGTGGTCGGAGAACGTCGAGAAGTTCCCCGGACTCACCGAGCCGGACCCGTCGTACCACGGCGCCAGCTACACGGCCGCGGTCGGCGACCCGCTCGCCTACATCATCAAGGCCCGGGTCCAGCTGCTCCGCGACCTCGGCTCGGCAATCGCCCCGCAGAGCGCATGGAACCTCATCCAGGGTGTCGAGACGCTGTCGCTGCGCATCGAGCGCCACGTGCAGAACGCCCAGGAGATCGCCGAGTGGCTGGACAGCCGCGACGACGTGGCCGCGGTCAACTACTCCGGCCTGCCGTCCTCGCCCTGGTACGCCAAGGCGAACGAGTACGCCCCGAAGGGTGTCGGCGCCGTGCTGTCGTTCGAGCTCAAGGGCGGTGTCGAAGCCGGACGCGAGTTCGTCAACAGCCTCTCCCTGTTCAGCCACCTCGCCAACATCGGCGACGTGCGCTCGCTCGTCATCCACCCGGCCTCCACGACGCACGCCCAGCTCACCCCGGAGCAGCAGCTCACCGCGGGCGTGACCCCCGGCCTCGTGCGCCTGTCCGTGGGACTCGAGAACATCGAGGACCTCAAGGCCGATCTCGACCAGGCACTCGCCGCCGCCCGCGCCGTCTCCGAGGCCGCGCGCGCCTGA
- a CDS encoding NADH:flavin oxidoreductase/NADH oxidase, giving the protein MSLLFSPLTIRSTTFRNRLWVSPMCMYSAVDGVAQEWHHTHLAQFASGGAGLIVAEATAVVPEGRISPRDLGLWDDAQRDALSPIVRAIHDRGATAGIQLAHAGRKASTWWPWADERGTVPTSEGGWTTTAPSAVAYEGFAAPIALDAAGIDRVVDGFAAATRRALDAGFDVIEIHGAHGYLLHQFLSPLSNLREDEYGGSLENRARLLLRVVDAVREAAGDDVPVFVRISATDHAEGGFTPEEAATVGTWATARGADLIDVSSGGLVAHQRISVSPGYQVPLAETVRQGGRIPVSAVGLITAAAQAEQVLTDGAADAIFAGREWLRDPHFALRAAHELGDEVAWPPQYERAHWR; this is encoded by the coding sequence GTGAGTCTTCTCTTCTCCCCGCTGACCATCCGGTCCACCACGTTCCGCAACCGCCTCTGGGTCTCCCCCATGTGCATGTACAGCGCCGTCGACGGCGTCGCGCAGGAGTGGCATCACACGCACCTCGCGCAGTTCGCGTCCGGCGGCGCGGGCCTCATCGTGGCGGAGGCCACGGCCGTCGTGCCGGAGGGCCGCATCTCTCCGCGCGACCTCGGGCTGTGGGACGACGCGCAGCGCGACGCGCTGTCCCCGATCGTCCGGGCGATCCACGACCGCGGGGCGACCGCGGGCATCCAGCTCGCGCACGCCGGCCGGAAGGCCTCGACCTGGTGGCCGTGGGCCGACGAGCGCGGTACGGTCCCCACGTCCGAGGGCGGATGGACGACCACCGCACCGTCGGCGGTGGCCTACGAGGGGTTCGCCGCCCCGATCGCCCTGGACGCGGCGGGCATCGACCGCGTGGTCGACGGGTTCGCCGCGGCGACCAGGCGGGCGCTCGATGCCGGCTTCGACGTCATCGAGATCCACGGCGCCCACGGCTACCTCCTGCACCAGTTCCTGTCGCCGCTGTCCAATCTCCGGGAGGACGAGTACGGCGGCTCGCTGGAGAACCGCGCCCGGCTGCTGCTGCGCGTCGTGGATGCGGTGCGCGAGGCGGCGGGTGACGACGTGCCGGTGTTCGTCCGCATCTCGGCGACGGATCACGCCGAAGGCGGATTCACGCCCGAGGAGGCCGCGACGGTGGGCACCTGGGCGACGGCGCGCGGCGCCGACCTCATCGACGTCTCCAGCGGCGGCCTCGTCGCGCACCAGCGCATCAGCGTCTCCCCCGGCTATCAGGTCCCCCTCGCCGAGACCGTCCGCCAGGGTGGGCGCATCCCGGTGTCGGCCGTGGGCCTCATCACCGCCGCCGCCCAGGCCGAGCAGGTGCTGACCGACGGGGCGGCCGACGCGATCTTCGCCGGACGGGAGTGGCTGCGCGACCCGCACTTCGCGCTCCGTGCCGCGCACGAGCTGGGCGACGAGGTCGCCTGGCCGCCGCAGTACGAACGCGCGCACTGGCGCTGA
- a CDS encoding homoserine O-acetyltransferase MetX gives MDWQTTSEDTVPSAPVTEADVRLLRARPPATGAWRDGDPVGGRRFAAFGAFDTESGARLPGIRLAYESWGELNAARDNAVLVLHALTGDSHVRGEAGAGHPTAGWWEDVVGPGAPLDTDEWFVIAPNMLGGCQGSTGPASIAPDGYEWASRFPYLTIRDQVAAQVRLADALGIDSWAAVIGGSMGGMHALEWAVAQPDRVQRLAVLSSPPVTTADQIALNTVQLETIRMDPRFQGGEYYDLADGDGPHRGLALARRMALLNYRSPIELNQRFQRSWQSDVSPLGHGGRFAVESYLDFHGNKFTRRFDANSYITLVEAMNSHDVGRGRGGVEEALKAVTATTLVLGIDSDRLFPVDGQQRIARSIRNVLDGEAVVLTSDFGHDGFLIETEAVGTHLRRLLDA, from the coding sequence ATGGACTGGCAGACGACCTCCGAGGACACGGTGCCGTCGGCACCTGTGACGGAGGCCGACGTCCGGCTGCTCCGTGCCCGGCCACCGGCCACCGGCGCCTGGCGCGACGGCGACCCCGTCGGCGGCCGCCGGTTCGCCGCGTTCGGCGCCTTCGACACGGAGAGCGGAGCCCGGCTCCCCGGCATCCGCCTCGCGTACGAGAGCTGGGGCGAGCTCAACGCCGCCCGCGACAACGCCGTGCTCGTCCTGCACGCCCTCACCGGGGACAGCCACGTGCGCGGAGAGGCCGGTGCCGGCCACCCGACCGCCGGCTGGTGGGAGGACGTCGTCGGCCCCGGTGCGCCCCTCGACACCGACGAGTGGTTCGTGATCGCGCCGAACATGCTCGGCGGCTGCCAGGGATCGACCGGCCCCGCGAGCATCGCCCCGGACGGCTACGAGTGGGCGTCGCGCTTCCCCTACCTCACCATCCGCGACCAGGTCGCCGCGCAGGTGCGCCTGGCCGACGCGCTCGGCATCGACAGCTGGGCGGCGGTAATCGGCGGCTCGATGGGCGGCATGCATGCGCTCGAGTGGGCCGTGGCGCAGCCGGACCGCGTGCAGCGCCTCGCCGTGCTCTCCTCGCCTCCGGTCACCACCGCCGACCAGATCGCGCTCAACACCGTGCAGCTCGAGACCATCCGCATGGACCCGCGCTTCCAGGGCGGCGAGTACTACGACCTCGCGGACGGCGACGGCCCGCACCGCGGCCTGGCCCTCGCCCGCCGCATGGCGCTGCTGAACTACCGCAGCCCGATCGAGCTCAACCAGCGCTTCCAGCGCTCCTGGCAGTCGGACGTGTCGCCGCTCGGCCACGGCGGACGCTTCGCCGTGGAGTCCTACCTCGACTTCCACGGGAACAAGTTCACGCGCCGCTTCGACGCCAACAGCTACATCACCCTCGTCGAGGCCATGAACTCGCACGACGTCGGCCGGGGCCGCGGCGGCGTGGAGGAGGCCCTGAAGGCGGTGACCGCGACGACCCTCGTCCTCGGCATCGACAGCGACCGCCTCTTCCCCGTCGACGGTCAGCAGCGGATCGCCCGGAGCATCCGGAACGTGCTCGACGGCGAGGCGGTGGTGCTCACGAGCGACTTCGGCCACGACGGGTTCCTCATCGAGACCGAGGCCGTCGGCACGCACCTGCGGCGCCTGCTCGACGCCTGA
- a CDS encoding uracil-DNA glycosylase, translating into MTGGRTLAELADEGLIDAGWAEALVPVQDTITALGERLRAEQAAGNGYLPAGPHVLRAFQRPLADVRVLITGQDPYPTPGHPIGLSFAVDRDVRPLPRSLTNIYKEREADLGLPPAPHGDLTAWSDQGVLLLNRVLTVRPGAAASHRGWGWEQVTELAIRTLVAREQPLVAILWGRDAANLQPLLGDTPVIASAHPSPLSASRGFFGSRPFSRANALLEGLGAEPVDWRVEGEASGSLS; encoded by the coding sequence GTGACCGGGGGACGCACCCTCGCGGAACTCGCCGACGAGGGACTGATCGACGCGGGGTGGGCGGAGGCGTTGGTCCCCGTGCAGGACACCATCACGGCGCTCGGGGAGCGGCTGCGCGCCGAGCAGGCTGCGGGCAACGGGTACCTCCCCGCGGGGCCGCACGTGCTGCGGGCCTTCCAGCGCCCGCTCGCCGACGTCCGCGTCCTCATCACGGGTCAGGACCCCTATCCCACCCCGGGGCACCCGATCGGGCTGTCGTTCGCCGTGGACCGCGATGTGCGGCCGCTGCCGCGGAGCCTGACGAACATCTACAAGGAGCGCGAGGCCGATCTCGGCCTGCCGCCCGCACCGCACGGCGACCTCACCGCGTGGAGCGATCAGGGCGTGCTGCTGCTCAACCGCGTCCTGACGGTGCGCCCCGGAGCGGCCGCCTCCCACCGCGGCTGGGGATGGGAGCAGGTGACGGAGCTCGCGATCCGCACCCTCGTGGCCCGGGAGCAGCCGCTCGTCGCGATCCTCTGGGGGCGTGACGCGGCGAATCTCCAGCCCCTTCTCGGCGACACCCCCGTGATCGCCTCCGCGCATCCGTCCCCTCTCTCCGCGAGCCGTGGCTTCTTCGGCTCCCGGCCGTTCTCCCGCGCGAACGCGCTTCTGGAGGGACTGGGCGCGGAACCGGTGGACTGGCGGGTGGAGGGCGAGGCATCCGGGTCCCTAAGCTGA
- a CDS encoding SDR family oxidoreductase, translating into MVNRRAVVTGASSGIGQATVRVLRSRGWDVVGVARRADRLAALSAETGASTIACDLTDDAAVAALLGELERTGPVHALVQVAGGARGTDRVEDAALADWQWMYDANVLATQRLVAGLLPMLRRAADADGHADLLFVTSTAAQTAYPGGAGYNAAKAAEAMLVRALRQELNGEPLRVAEVAPGMVHTEEFTLNRLGGDAVAAEAVYSGVEAPLLAEDVADVIAYALDAPAHVNLDLITMRPVAQSAQHLLARGPLRVRPLE; encoded by the coding sequence ATGGTCAACAGACGTGCAGTGGTGACAGGTGCGAGTTCCGGAATCGGTCAGGCGACGGTGCGGGTGCTGCGGTCTCGGGGGTGGGACGTCGTCGGCGTCGCCCGTCGAGCGGACCGGCTCGCCGCGCTGTCCGCCGAGACCGGGGCATCGACGATCGCCTGCGACCTGACGGACGACGCGGCCGTGGCGGCGCTCCTCGGCGAGCTGGAGCGCACGGGTCCGGTGCACGCCCTCGTCCAGGTCGCCGGCGGAGCGCGGGGCACCGACCGTGTCGAGGACGCCGCGCTCGCCGACTGGCAGTGGATGTACGACGCGAACGTGCTCGCCACGCAGCGTCTCGTGGCGGGTCTGCTGCCGATGCTGCGTCGCGCCGCGGACGCCGACGGTCACGCCGACCTCCTCTTCGTGACCTCGACGGCCGCGCAGACCGCCTACCCGGGCGGCGCCGGGTACAACGCTGCGAAGGCCGCCGAGGCGATGCTCGTCCGGGCGCTGCGCCAGGAGCTGAACGGCGAGCCCCTGCGGGTGGCCGAGGTCGCTCCGGGCATGGTGCACACGGAGGAGTTCACGCTGAATCGGCTCGGGGGCGACGCCGTCGCCGCCGAGGCCGTGTATTCCGGGGTCGAAGCGCCGCTCCTGGCCGAGGACGTGGCGGACGTCATCGCCTACGCCCTGGACGCCCCGGCCCACGTGAACCTCGACCTCATCACGATGCGGCCCGTCGCGCAGTCGGCGCAGCACCTGCTCGCGCGAGGCCCGCTGCGCGTCCGGCCCCTCGAGTGA
- a CDS encoding MFS transporter, with protein MNPSTPSRGAAKWALLSLAIGSFGIGMTEFVVMGLLPNIAADLLPSVWASSQEEALSQAGWLISLYALGVVIGAPTIAGFVARYPRHRVMIVLALALTVFNALTVVLPTFELVGASRFLAGLPHGAYFGIGALVAADVMGPGNRAKGVAFILTGLTVANVIGVPLGTFLGQAWGWRAAFAVVALVFALATVFIALFVPAHPGNPGRTMRAELGVFRIGQVWFTLGVGAIGFGGFFAVYSYIAPLVTEVAGSPEWVVPIVLVLMGLGMTGGNLVGGHLADIDLRRTLLLGLAAMAVVFALLAVLSFWIVSLSLVVVLVGFVSSVLSPTIQTRLMDVAGDNQSIAAAMNHSALNIGNSLGAFLGGIVIAVGWGFTAPAWTGAVLAVAGLLIALVSYRVEARRVAQTPVLAS; from the coding sequence GTGAATCCCTCGACACCTTCGAGGGGTGCGGCGAAGTGGGCGCTCCTCTCCCTCGCCATCGGCAGTTTCGGCATCGGCATGACCGAGTTCGTCGTCATGGGCCTGCTGCCGAACATCGCCGCCGACCTCCTCCCGTCCGTCTGGGCGTCGAGCCAGGAGGAGGCGCTGAGCCAGGCCGGCTGGCTGATCTCGCTGTACGCGCTCGGCGTGGTCATCGGCGCCCCGACCATCGCCGGCTTCGTCGCCCGCTATCCGCGGCACCGGGTGATGATCGTGCTCGCCCTGGCGTTGACGGTGTTCAACGCGCTCACCGTGGTGCTGCCGACGTTCGAGCTCGTCGGGGCATCGCGCTTCCTCGCCGGACTCCCGCATGGCGCGTACTTCGGCATCGGCGCGCTCGTCGCCGCCGACGTGATGGGGCCGGGCAACCGTGCCAAGGGCGTCGCGTTCATCCTCACCGGACTCACGGTCGCCAACGTCATCGGTGTGCCGCTGGGTACCTTCCTCGGTCAGGCATGGGGCTGGCGCGCGGCCTTCGCCGTCGTCGCGCTCGTCTTCGCGCTCGCCACCGTCTTCATCGCGCTGTTCGTGCCCGCGCACCCGGGGAACCCCGGTCGCACGATGCGGGCCGAGCTCGGGGTGTTCCGCATCGGTCAGGTGTGGTTCACGCTCGGCGTCGGGGCGATCGGCTTCGGCGGGTTCTTCGCCGTCTACAGCTACATCGCCCCTCTCGTGACGGAGGTGGCCGGGTCGCCGGAGTGGGTCGTACCAATCGTGCTCGTTCTCATGGGGCTCGGCATGACCGGCGGGAACCTCGTCGGCGGCCATCTCGCCGACATCGACCTCCGCCGCACGCTGCTGCTCGGTCTCGCCGCAATGGCCGTCGTCTTCGCTCTCCTCGCGGTGCTCTCGTTCTGGATCGTCAGCCTGAGCCTCGTGGTGGTGCTCGTCGGATTCGTCTCGTCCGTGCTGAGCCCGACGATCCAGACGCGGTTGATGGACGTGGCCGGCGACAACCAGTCCATCGCGGCGGCCATGAACCACTCCGCCCTGAACATCGGCAACAGCCTCGGCGCCTTCCTCGGCGGCATCGTGATCGCGGTCGGCTGGGGCTTCACGGCACCGGCGTGGACCGGGGCGGTGCTCGCGGTGGCCGGACTCCTCATCGCCCTGGTGTCGTACCGCGTGGAGGCACGGCGGGTCGCGCAGACGCCGGTCCTCGCGTCGTAG
- a CDS encoding hemolysin family protein → MSDWGGLAWLVVLLAANAFFVGAEFAVISARRSQIEPKAERGSRPAKTALYAMEHATLMLATSQLGITICSLLILNVSEPAIHHLLAMPLHAVGWSDGAVDVVSFTIALLIVSFLHVVFGEMVPKNLAFSIPDRAVLLLATPLVWVSKVFMPVIWLLNAAANGVLRLFRVEPKNEAASTFTLDEVATIVNQSRREGVLMDTAGTVTAAVEFTDKKARDVAVPLSDLVTLPQTTTPDDIEKAVARYGFSRYVIVDEEEVPIGYVHLKDILRASEGPDAEAKVLEPIPGKRIHHMVPVQEDTDLEDALAVMRRAGRHLAKVRDARGETTAVLFLEDILEELVGEVQDATRRVRGH, encoded by the coding sequence GTGAGCGATTGGGGAGGCCTCGCCTGGCTCGTCGTCCTGCTGGCGGCGAACGCCTTCTTCGTCGGCGCCGAGTTCGCGGTGATCTCCGCACGGCGCTCGCAGATCGAGCCGAAGGCGGAGCGCGGCTCGCGCCCGGCCAAGACGGCGCTGTACGCCATGGAGCACGCGACGCTCATGCTCGCGACCTCGCAGCTCGGCATCACGATCTGCTCGCTGCTCATCCTGAACGTCTCCGAGCCCGCCATCCACCACCTGCTCGCCATGCCGCTGCACGCGGTGGGCTGGTCGGATGGTGCGGTGGACGTCGTGTCCTTCACGATCGCGCTGCTCATCGTGTCGTTCCTGCACGTCGTGTTCGGCGAGATGGTGCCGAAGAACCTCGCGTTCTCGATTCCCGACCGGGCCGTGCTGCTGCTGGCGACGCCGCTGGTGTGGGTGTCGAAGGTGTTCATGCCGGTGATCTGGTTGCTGAACGCGGCGGCGAACGGCGTGCTGCGCCTCTTCCGCGTGGAGCCGAAGAACGAGGCGGCGTCGACCTTCACCCTCGACGAGGTCGCGACCATCGTCAACCAGTCGCGCCGTGAGGGCGTGCTCATGGATACCGCGGGCACGGTGACGGCCGCGGTGGAGTTCACCGACAAGAAGGCCCGAGACGTGGCCGTTCCGCTGAGCGACCTCGTCACGCTGCCGCAGACGACCACGCCGGACGACATCGAGAAGGCGGTGGCCCGCTACGGGTTCTCGCGCTACGTGATCGTCGACGAGGAGGAGGTCCCGATCGGCTACGTCCACCTCAAGGACATCCTGCGGGCCTCCGAGGGACCGGACGCCGAGGCCAAGGTGCTCGAGCCGATCCCCGGCAAGCGCATCCACCACATGGTGCCCGTGCAGGAGGACACCGACCTGGAGGACGCCCTCGCCGTCATGCGACGCGCGGGCCGTCACCTGGCCAAGGTCCGCGACGCGCGGGGGGAGACGACCGCCGTGCTGTTCCTGGAGGACATCCTCGAGGAGCTCGTCGGCGAGGTGCAGGACGCGACCCGTCGCGTCCGCGGTCACTGA
- a CDS encoding hemolysin family protein: MDYIMLGVGLLLTVGTGLFVASEFALVNLDRADLEARQARGESRLSLTISALRHTSTHLSSAQLGITLTTLLTGYTMEPALSNLLRPTLVAWSIPEAAVAPIATVVAMFVATVLSMILGELVPKNFALALPLATAKLVVPFQIAFTTVFKPAVVVLNGSANGVLRSMGIEPKEELSGARSAEELSSLVRRSASAGVLEADTATLLDRTLTFSRLTAADVMTARPSMHAIAAGDSVDDVIQLARRTGHSRFPVFDEDLDDITGVVHLKAAISVPRERRAEVPVGALATDPLRVPETAHVDALISDLRGRGYQLAVVVDEYGGTAGIVTLEDLVEELVGEVSDEHDRTRAGIIRNRDGVTFPGELRPDELRSRAGVEVPEGDVYDTVGGYVMSVLERVPAVGDEVPLDSGTLQVIRMDGRRVDRVRYVPRPDAVIIEGVSL, from the coding sequence ATGGACTACATCATGTTGGGCGTGGGGCTTCTGCTCACGGTCGGCACCGGCCTCTTCGTCGCAAGCGAGTTCGCTCTCGTGAACCTCGACCGCGCGGATCTGGAAGCGCGCCAGGCGCGCGGGGAGTCTCGCCTCTCGCTCACGATCAGCGCCCTGCGGCACACGTCGACGCATCTCTCCTCCGCACAGCTCGGCATCACGCTGACCACGCTGCTGACCGGATACACGATGGAGCCGGCACTGTCGAACCTCCTGCGGCCCACGCTCGTCGCCTGGAGCATCCCGGAGGCGGCGGTGGCGCCCATCGCGACCGTCGTTGCGATGTTCGTCGCGACCGTGCTCTCGATGATCCTCGGCGAGCTCGTCCCGAAGAACTTCGCCCTGGCCCTGCCTCTGGCGACGGCCAAGCTCGTGGTGCCGTTCCAGATCGCGTTCACGACCGTGTTCAAGCCCGCGGTGGTCGTGCTCAACGGCAGCGCCAACGGGGTCCTGCGCAGCATGGGCATCGAGCCCAAGGAAGAGCTCTCCGGCGCCCGCAGCGCGGAGGAGCTCTCCTCTCTCGTGCGGCGGTCGGCGAGCGCCGGCGTGCTGGAGGCCGACACCGCCACGCTGCTGGACCGCACGCTCACCTTCTCGCGGCTCACGGCTGCGGACGTCATGACGGCGCGCCCGAGCATGCACGCGATCGCCGCCGGCGACTCCGTGGACGACGTGATCCAGCTCGCCCGGCGCACCGGCCACAGCCGTTTCCCGGTCTTCGATGAGGACCTCGACGACATCACGGGCGTCGTGCACCTCAAGGCCGCCATCTCGGTTCCGCGGGAACGCCGGGCCGAGGTGCCCGTCGGGGCTCTCGCGACCGACCCGCTCCGGGTGCCGGAGACCGCCCACGTCGACGCGCTCATCTCCGATCTCCGCGGTCGCGGCTACCAGCTCGCGGTCGTCGTCGACGAGTATGGCGGGACCGCCGGCATCGTGACTCTGGAGGATCTCGTGGAGGAGCTCGTCGGTGAGGTCTCCGACGAGCACGACCGGACGAGGGCCGGCATCATCCGCAACCGCGACGGGGTGACCTTCCCCGGTGAGCTGCGCCCGGATGAGCTGCGCAGCCGTGCGGGCGTCGAGGTGCCGGAGGGCGATGTGTACGACACGGTCGGCGGCTACGTCATGAGCGTCCTGGAGCGGGTGCCGGCGGTCGGCGACGAGGTGCCGCTCGACAGCGGCACGCTGCAGGTGATCCGCATGGACGGCCGCCGGGTGGATCGGGTGCGCTACGTCCCGAGACCGGACGCCGTCATCATCGAGGGGGTGTCCCTGTGA
- a CDS encoding NAD(P)H-hydrate dehydratase, which produces MSDVREWSRSDAARFFRAPTAEDDKYSRGVVGIRTGSAAYPGAAVLGVEAAWRTGAGFVRYVGAATAVGAVLARRPETVGGPDAGRTRIGAWVIGSGTDPDDRSAAEAQALREIVGGDVPVVIDAGALDLAPTARAPFVATPHGREFARLRERVGIDDSGDDATDIRRVSSAIDGVVLRKGARTVLAAPDGRLIAVEAGTGWLATAGTGDVLAGIVAAVIAANPDRPLIESAAAAVWLHGHAARLAAAATGGASGHPIVALDVAEALPRAVADLLS; this is translated from the coding sequence ATGAGCGACGTGCGCGAGTGGTCCCGCAGCGACGCGGCGCGGTTCTTCCGCGCGCCGACCGCCGAGGATGACAAGTACTCCCGGGGCGTCGTGGGCATCCGCACCGGATCGGCCGCCTATCCCGGCGCCGCGGTGCTCGGCGTCGAGGCGGCTTGGCGCACCGGTGCCGGATTCGTGCGGTACGTGGGAGCGGCGACGGCGGTGGGGGCGGTGCTCGCCCGGCGTCCCGAGACCGTCGGCGGGCCGGACGCCGGACGCACGCGGATCGGTGCCTGGGTGATCGGCTCCGGGACCGATCCGGACGACCGGAGCGCGGCGGAGGCGCAGGCACTGCGCGAGATCGTCGGCGGCGACGTCCCCGTGGTCATCGACGCCGGAGCGCTCGATCTGGCGCCGACCGCCCGCGCCCCGTTCGTCGCCACGCCGCACGGCCGGGAGTTCGCGCGGCTGCGGGAGCGCGTCGGCATCGACGACAGCGGTGACGACGCGACGGACATCCGCCGGGTATCCTCCGCTATCGACGGCGTGGTGCTCCGCAAGGGGGCGCGCACCGTGCTCGCCGCACCGGACGGCAGGCTCATCGCCGTCGAGGCGGGAACCGGCTGGCTCGCGACGGCCGGGACGGGGGACGTGCTGGCGGGGATCGTCGCCGCCGTGATCGCAGCGAACCCGGACCGTCCACTTATCGAGTCCGCCGCAGCGGCCGTCTGGCTGCACGGGCATGCCGCCCGCCTCGCCGCCGCGGCGACCGGGGGTGCGAGCGGCCATCCGATCGTCGCGCTTGACGTCGCGGAGGCGCTGCCCCGCGCGGTCGCGGACCTCCTGTCGTGA
- a CDS encoding NUDIX domain-containing protein, which produces MTAPDDDLPLAGTVVLLRPSPGGFEVLLLRRPSRGSFADAWVFPGGKVEPEDRRAGAADVEDARRAAARETAEEVGLVVDDLVPLSEWRPPAEAPVWIRTWFFLALAPDVEPSPAADEVVELAWVSPDTAFERHAAGEWRLFPPTWLTLHRLSAFTDVEAALASGGAVELFQTEVRDGGRAFGWAQGTLHAHTLPWRFDPA; this is translated from the coding sequence GTGACCGCTCCCGACGACGACCTCCCCCTCGCCGGAACCGTCGTGCTGCTGCGCCCGAGTCCCGGGGGCTTCGAGGTGCTGCTGCTGCGCCGTCCGTCGCGCGGCTCCTTCGCGGACGCCTGGGTGTTCCCCGGGGGGAAGGTCGAGCCGGAGGATCGGCGGGCGGGCGCGGCGGACGTCGAGGACGCGCGCCGGGCCGCCGCCCGGGAGACCGCGGAGGAGGTCGGACTCGTCGTCGACGACCTGGTGCCTCTGTCGGAGTGGCGCCCGCCCGCGGAGGCGCCCGTGTGGATCCGCACCTGGTTCTTCCTCGCCCTCGCGCCGGACGTCGAGCCGTCGCCTGCCGCCGACGAGGTCGTCGAGCTCGCCTGGGTGTCACCGGACACGGCCTTCGAGCGGCACGCGGCAGGGGAGTGGCGGCTCTTCCCGCCCACCTGGCTCACGCTGCACCGGCTCTCCGCCTTCACCGACGTCGAGGCCGCGCTGGCCTCCGGCGGAGCGGTCGAGCTGTTCCAGACGGAGGTGCGCGACGGGGGCCGGGCGTTCGGCTGGGCGCAGGGGACCCTCCACGCCCACACCCTGCCGTGGCGGTTCGACCCGGCCTGA